The Clarias gariepinus isolate MV-2021 ecotype Netherlands chromosome 4, CGAR_prim_01v2, whole genome shotgun sequence genome window below encodes:
- the LOC128520762 gene encoding C-C chemokine receptor type 4-like — MTTKFPDYYDLNLDESIYQACTNEYLKEFSRVFLPTLYCIVFIIGFISNSLVLCVLVKNYKKSNMSDVCLFNLALSDLLFLISLPFWAHYAASTEWIFGGFMCHAVTALYMLGFYGSIFFMILMTVDRYAVIVHRNNNLIPKYWSVRAGIALVLFMWVLIMGASLPIIIFSQVMNTSNVSKCVVIFPQGTEWMSSFYLQIIFHWILPLSVMVFCYSRIIPILMAMKSQKRYKAVRLLLITVTVFFFFWVPYTIVIFLKFLQYLGYMNTCRLYQDLNMALQWVKIIAFSHCCLNPIIYGYMGQRFRKLFLKALNDWFPLCFGKPTTI, encoded by the exons ATGACAA CCAAATTCCCTGACTACTATGACCTAAATTTAGATGAAAGCATATATCAGGCCTGCACCAATGAATACTTAAAGGAATTTAGCCGAGTCTTCCTCCCCACACTCTACTGCATTGTCTTTATCATTGGATTCATTAGCAACAGCCTGGTGTTGTGTGTCCTGGTCAAGAACTACAAAAAATCCAACATGTCAGATGTGTGCCTCTTCAATCTGGCACTTTCAGACCTCCTCTTCCTTATCTCTTTGCCTTTCTGGGCTCACTATGCAGCCAGCACTGAGTGGATCTTCGGGGGCTTTATGTGCCATGCAGTGACAGCGCTCTACATGCTGGGATTCTATGGAAGCATCTTCTTCATGATCCTCATGACTGTAGACCGCTATGCTGTCATTGTCCACAGAAATAACAACCTCATTCCAAAATACTGGTCTGTCAGAGCTGGTATAGCTTTGGTATTGTTTATGTGGGTACTTATTATGGGAGCCTCTCTGCCAATTATCATTTTCTCACAAGTGATGAACACATCAAATGTGTCAAAATGTGTAGTGATATTTCCACAAGGGACAGAGTGGATGTCTTCCTTTTACCTTCAGATTATTTTCCACTGGATCCTTCCTCTGTCAGTGATGGTGTTCTGTTATTCGCGCATCATCCCTATTTTAATGGCTATGAAGTCTCAGAAGAGATACAAAGCTGTCAGGCTCCTGCTGATCACAGtcactgttttctttttcttctgggTGCCCTACACCATTGTCATCTTCCTGAAGTTTTTACAATACTTGGGCTACATGAACACCTGTCGGTTATATCAGGACCTTAACATGGCTTTGCAATGGGTGAAAATAATAGCATTCAGCCACTGCTGCCTCAACCCCATAATTTACGGCTATATGGGGCAAAGATTCAGGAAATTATTTCTCAAAGCATTGAATGATTGGTTTCCTCTTTGTTTTGGCAAGCCAACAACAATTTAA